One genomic region from Rosa rugosa chromosome 1, drRosRugo1.1, whole genome shotgun sequence encodes:
- the LOC133725758 gene encoding uncharacterized protein LOC133725758 isoform X3 produces MRAVGTNCQFYITGMGCFVRKNVPLQIKKWSDISRDDVALLIRNVREKFNLSHESHVDEAIEKHMIRYFTTWRYNLHKKFQKYESVEEAMENRPEDVEEDDWNYLIANLWQDQKWLKTSEKNKTNRDKLEITHCAGTKAFSRLRTENRNPETGEEIGRIDLFKLTRYSEKKSAWVGDTAKNAFEEMKNLQNEPQMNEKSGEIMSEDEIYDEVLSKIVGPPRSSYIRGLGAGPKPKRSKFSANDAQVREANQRADEAERRAIQLADELMAVKSTAAQQNEELEMVKAGAAQQNEELEAVKVSAAQQNEELEALKARQNQTDTLLLKLMAQLSSQKMKVQH; encoded by the exons ATGAGAGCTGTAGGAACAAACTGCCAATTTTACATTACTGGTATGGGATGCTTCGTTcgaaaaaatgttccattacaAATTAAGAAGTGGTCTGACATCTCAAGAGATGATGTTGCTTTGCTAATTCGCAATGTCCGT GAGAAATTCAATTTGAGCCATGAATCTCATGTGGATGAGGCAATTGAGAAACACATGATCAGATATTTTACCACATGGCGCTATAATTTGCATAAGAAGTTTCAGAAATATGAATCAGTAGAGGAAGCAATGGAGAATCGACCTGAAGATGttgaagaggatgattggaacTACTTAATTGCAAATCTGTGGCAAGATCAAAAGTGGCTG AAAACAAGCGAAAAAAACAAGACAAACAGGGACAAGTTAGAGATAACACATTGTGCAGGGACAAAGGCATTTAGTCGTCTTAGAACTGAAAAT CGAAATCCTGAAACTGGAGAGGAAATTGGTCGTATTGACCTTTTCAAGCTCACACGATACAGTGAAAAGAAATCTGCATGGGTTGGTGATACAGCAAAGAATGCTTTT GAAGAGATGAAAAATCTACAAAACGAGCCACAAATGAATGAAAAATCTGGTGAAATAATGTCTGAAGATGAGATCTATGATGAAGTGCTTTCCAAAATTGTTGGTCCACCACGATCAAGCTATATACGTGGCTTAGGAGCAGGCCCAAAGCCTAAAAGGTCTAAATTTTCTGCAAATGATGCTCAAGTGAGGGAGGCGAATCAAAGGGCAGATGAAGCGGAAAGAAGAGCAATTCAGCTTGCAGATGAATTGATGGCTGTAAAGTCTACTGCAGCTCAGCAAAATGAGGAGTTAGAGATGGTCAAAGCTGGTGCAGCTCAACAAAATGAAGAGTTAGAGGCAGTGAAAGTTAGTGCTGCTCAACAAAATGAAGAGTTGGAGGCATTAAAGGCAAGACAAAATCAGACTGACACACTTTTACTCAAATTGATGGCGCAGTTGTCCTCCCAAAAAATGAAG GTGCAGCATTGA
- the LOC133725758 gene encoding uncharacterized protein LOC133725758 isoform X4 produces the protein MRAVGTNCQFYITGMGCFVRKNVPLQIKKWSDISRDDVALLIRNEKFNLSHESHVDEAIEKHMIRYFTTWRYNLHKKFQKYESVEEAMENRPEDVEEDDWNYLIANLWQDQKWLKTSEKNKTNRDKLEITHCAGTKAFSRLRTENRNPETGEEIGRIDLFKLTRYSEKKSAWVGDTAKNAFEEMKNLQNEPQMNEKSGEIMSEDEIYDEVLSKIVGPPRSSYIRGLGAGPKPKRSKFSANDAQVREANQRADEAERRAIQLADELMAVKSTAAQQNEELEMVKAGAAQQNEELEAVKVSAAQQNEELEALKARQNQTDTLLLKLMAQLSSQKMKVQH, from the exons ATGAGAGCTGTAGGAACAAACTGCCAATTTTACATTACTGGTATGGGATGCTTCGTTcgaaaaaatgttccattacaAATTAAGAAGTGGTCTGACATCTCAAGAGATGATGTTGCTTTGCTAATTCGCAAT GAGAAATTCAATTTGAGCCATGAATCTCATGTGGATGAGGCAATTGAGAAACACATGATCAGATATTTTACCACATGGCGCTATAATTTGCATAAGAAGTTTCAGAAATATGAATCAGTAGAGGAAGCAATGGAGAATCGACCTGAAGATGttgaagaggatgattggaacTACTTAATTGCAAATCTGTGGCAAGATCAAAAGTGGCTG AAAACAAGCGAAAAAAACAAGACAAACAGGGACAAGTTAGAGATAACACATTGTGCAGGGACAAAGGCATTTAGTCGTCTTAGAACTGAAAAT CGAAATCCTGAAACTGGAGAGGAAATTGGTCGTATTGACCTTTTCAAGCTCACACGATACAGTGAAAAGAAATCTGCATGGGTTGGTGATACAGCAAAGAATGCTTTT GAAGAGATGAAAAATCTACAAAACGAGCCACAAATGAATGAAAAATCTGGTGAAATAATGTCTGAAGATGAGATCTATGATGAAGTGCTTTCCAAAATTGTTGGTCCACCACGATCAAGCTATATACGTGGCTTAGGAGCAGGCCCAAAGCCTAAAAGGTCTAAATTTTCTGCAAATGATGCTCAAGTGAGGGAGGCGAATCAAAGGGCAGATGAAGCGGAAAGAAGAGCAATTCAGCTTGCAGATGAATTGATGGCTGTAAAGTCTACTGCAGCTCAGCAAAATGAGGAGTTAGAGATGGTCAAAGCTGGTGCAGCTCAACAAAATGAAGAGTTAGAGGCAGTGAAAGTTAGTGCTGCTCAACAAAATGAAGAGTTGGAGGCATTAAAGGCAAGACAAAATCAGACTGACACACTTTTACTCAAATTGATGGCGCAGTTGTCCTCCCAAAAAATGAAG GTGCAGCATTGA
- the LOC133725758 gene encoding uncharacterized protein LOC133725758 isoform X1, whose product MDRSWIQLRTRGKREYINGVKQFMNFAIAHKKPGSELIPCPCMDCNNFRKYSPDQVEDHLYANGMAMYYTKWTDHGEEDNDFEPEDDIMEFENEEDVDDVVEMLNEFQAHDDSDSQEHVPIMEESKFRRLKSDAEQELYPGCQKFSKLSFIVKLLHLKIMFRGSNKFFTALLELVKEALPDGNTCPRSYYESKKVIRDLGLSYDKIHACKNDCVLFWEKYEDKLECPVCNEPRYSSDNGKKKVPQKILRYFPLTPRLQRLFISKKTAVDMRWHKDKRPNDEYMRHPADSQAWKDFDLKHESFSMDSRNVQLGLSTDGFNPFGNLSTSYSMWPVFLVPYNLPPWKCMKDPYFMMSLLIPGPRAPGNDIDVFLQPLIKELKELWEIGVATYDAESGHNFCLQAALLWTINDFPAYANLSGWSTKGKLACPTCNEQTPHQWLNNWQKTVYYDHRRFLPRGHSLRKNLEFNGKVEKRMKPALLSGDDVVCQLTHVSQPCFGKGKKRKRSADYLNWKKQSIFFDLPYWHTLKLRHNLDVMHIEKNICDNLLATLMDTEGKTKDSYKTRLDMEEMGIKSDLHPKSIDGVIKFISAYYTFSTKCDHLLKSF is encoded by the coding sequence ATGGATAGGAGTTGGATTCAGTTACGCACTAGGGGAAAGCGAGAATATATCAATGGGGTGAAACAATTCATGAATTTTGCAATTGCCCACAAGAAGCCAGGGTCTGAATTAATTCCTTGTCCATGCATGGATTGCAATAATTTTCGTAAATATAGCCCAGACCAAGTTGAGGATCATTTATATGCAAATGGCATGGCTATGTATTATACTAAGTGGACAGATCATGGAGAAGAAGACAATGATTTTGAACCAGAAGATGATATCATGGAATTTGAAAATGAAGAGGatgttgatgatgtagttgagaTGTTAAATGAGTTCCAAGCTCATGATGATAGTGATTCTCAAGAACATGTCCCTATCATGGAAGAAAGTAAGTTTAGACGATTGAAGAGCGATGCTGAGCAAGAGTTGTATCCAGGTTGTCAAAAATTCTCTAAATTGTCCTTCATTGTGAAGTTGCTTCATTTGAAGATAATGTTTCGTGGCAGCAACAAGTTCTTTACAGCATTGCTTGAGTTAGTCAAGGAGGCATTACCTGATGGAAACACATGTCCCAGATCTTATTATGAATCAAAAAAGGTTATTCGTGACTTGGGTCTCAGTTATGACAAGATTCATGCATGTAAAAACGATTGTGTACTCTTTTGGGAGAAGTATGAAGATAAATTAGAGTGTCCAGTATGTAATGAGCCTAGGTACTCTTCTGATAATGGCAAGAAGAAGGTTCCCCAGAAAATCTTGAGATACTTTCCCTTAACTCCAAGGCTGCAAAGATTATTTATATCGAAGAAAACAGCTGTAGATATGAGATGGCACAAGGATAAAAGGCCAAATGATGAGTATATGAGGCATCCTGCTGATTCTCAAGCATGGAAGGATTTTGATCTAAAGCATGAGTCATTTTCCATGGATTCTCGCAATGTTCAACTTGGATTATCAACTGATGGTTTTAATCCATTTGGTAATTTGAGTACCTCATATAGCATGTGGCCGGTATTTCTTGTTCCATACAATCTCCCGCCGTGGAAATGTATGAAAGATCCATACTTTATGATGTCATTGCTTATTCCTGGACCAAGAGCTCCTGGAAATGACATTGACGTGTTTCTACAACCTTTAATTAAAGAGTTAAAGGAACTATGGGAGATTGGGGTTGCTACATATGATGCTGAATCTGGACACAATTTCTGCTTACAAGCTGCATTACTATGGACAATAAACGACTTCCCTGCCTATGCGAATTTGTCTGGATGGAGTACCAAAGGAAAACTGGCGTGCCCTACATGCAATGAGCAGACACCTCATCAGTGGTTAAATAATTGGCAGAAAACTGTCTATTATGATCATCGTCGTTTTCTGCCACGAGGCCATAGTTTGAGAAAAAATTTGGAGTTCAACGGTAAAGTTGAGAAGAGAATGAAACCTGCCTTATTATCAGGGGATGATGTGGTTTGCCAATTGACTCATGTTTCACAACCATGTTTTGGAAAggggaagaagagaaagaggtCAGCTGATTATTTAAATTGGAAAAAACAAAGTATTTTCTTTGATTTACCCTATTGGCATACACTCAAGTTACGCCACAATCTTGATGTAATGCATATAGAAAAAAATATATGCGACAATCTTTTGGCAACATTGATGGACACTGAAGGCAAGACAAAGGATTCATATAAGACTCGTCTTGATATGGAAGAGATGGGCATCAAGTCTGATTTACACCCCAAATCTATTGATGGTGTAATTAAGTTTATATCAGCATATTATACTTTCAGTACCAAATGCGATCATCTACTCAAGAGCTTTTAA
- the LOC133725758 gene encoding uncharacterized protein LOC133725758 isoform X2, which yields MNFAIAHKKPGSELIPCPCMDCNNFRKYSPDQVEDHLYANGMAMYYTKWTDHGEEDNDFEPEDDIMEFENEEDVDDVVEMLNEFQAHDDSDSQEHVPIMEESKFRRLKSDAEQELYPGCQKFSKLSFIVKLLHLKIMFRGSNKFFTALLELVKEALPDGNTCPRSYYESKKVIRDLGLSYDKIHACKNDCVLFWEKYEDKLECPVCNEPRYSSDNGKKKVPQKILRYFPLTPRLQRLFISKKTAVDMRWHKDKRPNDEYMRHPADSQAWKDFDLKHESFSMDSRNVQLGLSTDGFNPFGNLSTSYSMWPVFLVPYNLPPWKCMKDPYFMMSLLIPGPRAPGNDIDVFLQPLIKELKELWEIGVATYDAESGHNFCLQAALLWTINDFPAYANLSGWSTKGKLACPTCNEQTPHQWLNNWQKTVYYDHRRFLPRGHSLRKNLEFNGKVEKRMKPALLSGDDVVCQLTHVSQPCFGKGKKRKRSADYLNWKKQSIFFDLPYWHTLKLRHNLDVMHIEKNICDNLLATLMDTEGKTKDSYKTRLDMEEMGIKSDLHPKSIDGVIKFISAYYTFSTKCDHLLKSF from the coding sequence ATGAATTTTGCAATTGCCCACAAGAAGCCAGGGTCTGAATTAATTCCTTGTCCATGCATGGATTGCAATAATTTTCGTAAATATAGCCCAGACCAAGTTGAGGATCATTTATATGCAAATGGCATGGCTATGTATTATACTAAGTGGACAGATCATGGAGAAGAAGACAATGATTTTGAACCAGAAGATGATATCATGGAATTTGAAAATGAAGAGGatgttgatgatgtagttgagaTGTTAAATGAGTTCCAAGCTCATGATGATAGTGATTCTCAAGAACATGTCCCTATCATGGAAGAAAGTAAGTTTAGACGATTGAAGAGCGATGCTGAGCAAGAGTTGTATCCAGGTTGTCAAAAATTCTCTAAATTGTCCTTCATTGTGAAGTTGCTTCATTTGAAGATAATGTTTCGTGGCAGCAACAAGTTCTTTACAGCATTGCTTGAGTTAGTCAAGGAGGCATTACCTGATGGAAACACATGTCCCAGATCTTATTATGAATCAAAAAAGGTTATTCGTGACTTGGGTCTCAGTTATGACAAGATTCATGCATGTAAAAACGATTGTGTACTCTTTTGGGAGAAGTATGAAGATAAATTAGAGTGTCCAGTATGTAATGAGCCTAGGTACTCTTCTGATAATGGCAAGAAGAAGGTTCCCCAGAAAATCTTGAGATACTTTCCCTTAACTCCAAGGCTGCAAAGATTATTTATATCGAAGAAAACAGCTGTAGATATGAGATGGCACAAGGATAAAAGGCCAAATGATGAGTATATGAGGCATCCTGCTGATTCTCAAGCATGGAAGGATTTTGATCTAAAGCATGAGTCATTTTCCATGGATTCTCGCAATGTTCAACTTGGATTATCAACTGATGGTTTTAATCCATTTGGTAATTTGAGTACCTCATATAGCATGTGGCCGGTATTTCTTGTTCCATACAATCTCCCGCCGTGGAAATGTATGAAAGATCCATACTTTATGATGTCATTGCTTATTCCTGGACCAAGAGCTCCTGGAAATGACATTGACGTGTTTCTACAACCTTTAATTAAAGAGTTAAAGGAACTATGGGAGATTGGGGTTGCTACATATGATGCTGAATCTGGACACAATTTCTGCTTACAAGCTGCATTACTATGGACAATAAACGACTTCCCTGCCTATGCGAATTTGTCTGGATGGAGTACCAAAGGAAAACTGGCGTGCCCTACATGCAATGAGCAGACACCTCATCAGTGGTTAAATAATTGGCAGAAAACTGTCTATTATGATCATCGTCGTTTTCTGCCACGAGGCCATAGTTTGAGAAAAAATTTGGAGTTCAACGGTAAAGTTGAGAAGAGAATGAAACCTGCCTTATTATCAGGGGATGATGTGGTTTGCCAATTGACTCATGTTTCACAACCATGTTTTGGAAAggggaagaagagaaagaggtCAGCTGATTATTTAAATTGGAAAAAACAAAGTATTTTCTTTGATTTACCCTATTGGCATACACTCAAGTTACGCCACAATCTTGATGTAATGCATATAGAAAAAAATATATGCGACAATCTTTTGGCAACATTGATGGACACTGAAGGCAAGACAAAGGATTCATATAAGACTCGTCTTGATATGGAAGAGATGGGCATCAAGTCTGATTTACACCCCAAATCTATTGATGGTGTAATTAAGTTTATATCAGCATATTATACTTTCAGTACCAAATGCGATCATCTACTCAAGAGCTTTTAA
- the LOC133743138 gene encoding RCC1 domain-containing protein RUG3, mitochondrial isoform X1: MTAYLTLRRRSLTHLTRHFSTKTKIPTLYSPTATQNDAGPTTALQLLSWGRGASGQLGGGIEEIRLYPSPVANLAVPSSSFTLSPTPGKIQTPKDGNGVLEVGISCGLFHSSLLVDGKVWIWGKGDGGRLGFGHENSAFLPTLNPYLESIRCVSLGGLHSVSLTSLGDVYTWGYGGFGALGHSIYTRELFPRLVEGSWSGRIQHVSTSGTHTAAITESGELYTWGRDEGDGRLGLGPNRGPNEGGGLSIPSKVKALPMPVAAVSCGGFFTMVLTENGELWNWGANSNFELGRGDRVGGWQPKPVPSLVGVRIIQVASGGYHSIALTDEGKVLSWGHGGHGQLGNSSVQNQKTPTVVKALTDERVIYIACGGSSSAAITDTGKLYMWGYTKDSQLGVPGLPEIQSSPVEVKFLMEDDGFGPHNVLSIAVGASHAMCLVSRSHNRGESSK, from the exons ATGACCGCCTATCTCACTCTCCGCCGCCGCTCTCTCACGCACCTCACGCGCCACTTCtccaccaaaaccaaaatcccCACTCTCTATTCCCCCACCGCCACCCAAAACGACGCGGGACCCACCACAGCCCTCCAACTCCTCTCATGGGGCCGAGGCGCCTCCGGCCAACTCGGCGGCGGCATCGAAGAAATCCGGCTCTACCCATCTCCGGTGGCCAACCTCGCCgtcccctcctcctccttcaccCTCTCACCTACTCCAGGCAAAATCCAAACACCCAAAGACGGTAATGGCGTTTTGGAGGTGGGCATTTCTTGTGGGTTGTTTCACTCTTCGCTATTGGTGGACGGCAAGGTTTGGATTTGGGGTAAAGGCGATGGGGGTCGCCTCGGTTTTGGGCATGAAAACTCTGCGTTTCTGCCCACATTGAATCCCTATTTGGAGTCGATACGGTGCGTTTCGCTTGGTGGGTTGCATTCTGTTTCCCTCACCTCTCTCGGCGACGTCTATACTTG GGGTTATGGTGGTTTTGGTGCACTGGGACATTCTATCTATACCAGAGAATTGTTTCCTAGATTGGTTGAAGGTTCATGGAGTGGGAGAATACAACATGTTTCAACTAGTGGGACGCATACTGCTGCCATCACAGAATCAG GAGAACTTTATACTTGGGGTCGAGATGAAGGGGATGGTAGATTGGGCCTTGGTCCTAATCGCGGCCCAAATGAGGGTGGTGGACTTAGCATTCCCTCCAAAGTGAAAGCATTACCTATGCCTGTGGCTGCTGTTTCTTGCGGAGGGTTTTTCACTATGGTACTAACTGAGAATGGGGAACTTTGGAATTGGGGAG CAAACTCTAACTTTGAGCTTGGAAGGGGTGATAGGGTTGGTGGCTGGCAACCAAAACCTGTACCTAGTCTTGTAGGCGTTCGTATCATTCAGGTAGCAAGCGGTGGATATCATTCTATTGCATTAACTG ATGAAGGTAAAGTACTTTCTTGGGGCCATGGTGGACATGGTCAGTTGGGCAACTCTTCTGTCCAAAATCAAAAAACACCTACAGTTGTGAAGGCTCTAACTGACGAGCGTGTCATCTATATAGCTTGTGGAGGTTCATCTTCAGCGGCTATAACTG ATACAGGGAAGTTGTATATGTGGGGATACACCAAAGATTCTCAGTTAGGAGTTCCTGGGCTGCCAGAGATACAATCAAGCCCTGTTGAAGTCAAATTTCTTATGGaggatgatggattcggaccccaCAATGTTCTTTCAATTGCAGTTGGTGCATCTCATGCTATGTGTTTGGTTTCAAG ATCCCATAACAGGGGTGAATCATCCAAGTGA
- the LOC133743138 gene encoding RCC1 domain-containing protein RUG3, mitochondrial isoform X2, translating into MTAYLTLRRRSLTHLTRHFSTKTKIPTLYSPTATQNDAGPTTALQLLSWGRGASGQLGGGIEEIRLYPSPVANLAVPSSSFTLSPTPGKIQTPKDGNGVLEVGISCGLFHSSLLVDGKVWIWGKGDGGRLGFGHENSAFLPTLNPYLESIRCVSLGGLHSVSLTSLGDVYTWGYGGFGALGHSIYTRELFPRLVEGSWSGRIQHVSTSGTHTAAITESGELYTWGRDEGDGRLGLGPNRGPNEGGGLSIPSKVKALPMPVAAVSCGGFFTMVLTENGELWNWGANSNFELGRGDRVGGWQPKPVPSLVGVRIIQVASGGYHSIALTDEGKVLSWGHGGHGQLGNSSVQNQKTPTVVKALTDERVIYIACGGSSSAAITDTGKLYMWGYTKDSQLGVPGLPEIQSSPVEVKFLMEDDGFGPHNVLSIAVGASHAMCLVSRGESSK; encoded by the exons ATGACCGCCTATCTCACTCTCCGCCGCCGCTCTCTCACGCACCTCACGCGCCACTTCtccaccaaaaccaaaatcccCACTCTCTATTCCCCCACCGCCACCCAAAACGACGCGGGACCCACCACAGCCCTCCAACTCCTCTCATGGGGCCGAGGCGCCTCCGGCCAACTCGGCGGCGGCATCGAAGAAATCCGGCTCTACCCATCTCCGGTGGCCAACCTCGCCgtcccctcctcctccttcaccCTCTCACCTACTCCAGGCAAAATCCAAACACCCAAAGACGGTAATGGCGTTTTGGAGGTGGGCATTTCTTGTGGGTTGTTTCACTCTTCGCTATTGGTGGACGGCAAGGTTTGGATTTGGGGTAAAGGCGATGGGGGTCGCCTCGGTTTTGGGCATGAAAACTCTGCGTTTCTGCCCACATTGAATCCCTATTTGGAGTCGATACGGTGCGTTTCGCTTGGTGGGTTGCATTCTGTTTCCCTCACCTCTCTCGGCGACGTCTATACTTG GGGTTATGGTGGTTTTGGTGCACTGGGACATTCTATCTATACCAGAGAATTGTTTCCTAGATTGGTTGAAGGTTCATGGAGTGGGAGAATACAACATGTTTCAACTAGTGGGACGCATACTGCTGCCATCACAGAATCAG GAGAACTTTATACTTGGGGTCGAGATGAAGGGGATGGTAGATTGGGCCTTGGTCCTAATCGCGGCCCAAATGAGGGTGGTGGACTTAGCATTCCCTCCAAAGTGAAAGCATTACCTATGCCTGTGGCTGCTGTTTCTTGCGGAGGGTTTTTCACTATGGTACTAACTGAGAATGGGGAACTTTGGAATTGGGGAG CAAACTCTAACTTTGAGCTTGGAAGGGGTGATAGGGTTGGTGGCTGGCAACCAAAACCTGTACCTAGTCTTGTAGGCGTTCGTATCATTCAGGTAGCAAGCGGTGGATATCATTCTATTGCATTAACTG ATGAAGGTAAAGTACTTTCTTGGGGCCATGGTGGACATGGTCAGTTGGGCAACTCTTCTGTCCAAAATCAAAAAACACCTACAGTTGTGAAGGCTCTAACTGACGAGCGTGTCATCTATATAGCTTGTGGAGGTTCATCTTCAGCGGCTATAACTG ATACAGGGAAGTTGTATATGTGGGGATACACCAAAGATTCTCAGTTAGGAGTTCCTGGGCTGCCAGAGATACAATCAAGCCCTGTTGAAGTCAAATTTCTTATGGaggatgatggattcggaccccaCAATGTTCTTTCAATTGCAGTTGGTGCATCTCATGCTATGTGTTTGGTTTCAAG GGGTGAATCATCCAAGTGA
- the LOC133743150 gene encoding LRR receptor-like serine/threonine-protein kinase ERL1 — MEKNPHALLLLLFLLLLNLSLPSLQQKLDALDLRALVSIKNSLTDVPSRRSRAGFFSTWDFASSDPCSSFSGITCSSLGRVTTLTLGTGLAGSLPPAVSDLAELTQLILYPGIVTGPIPTQLGRLVNLRVISLTNNRLTGQIPSTLSLLTKLHTLDLSYNHLTGSVPPGLTRLPMLKVLILSSNDISGDIPSVLSQLLHLDFSRNRLTGHLPQPLPSTLRYVSLAENDLAGPISGFFDSISDLVHLDLSMNRFSGALPASLFRTSLPSLLLQRNNLSGWVPSVVPEDQPSYGEGSIVDLSHNSLTGELSPILASVESLYLNNNRLIRKVPREYVKSVDVGTTRTLYLQHNYLSGFPVQPGWVLPDTVSLCLSYNCMVPPVGLAACPTSAGTELSRPASQCTVFNYG, encoded by the coding sequence ATGGAAAAGAATCCTCATGCACTGCTTCTACTCCTTTTTCTACTTCTCCTcaatctctctcttccttcgctGCAACAGAAGCTCGACGCCCTCGATCTCCGCGCCCTTGTTTCCATCAAGAACTCTCTCACCGACGTCCCCTCCCGCCGCTCACGCGCCGGCTTCTTCTCCACGTGGGACTTCGCATCATCAGATCCCTGCTCCTCATTCTCCGGCATTACATGCTCCTCCCTCGGCCGTGTCACCACTCTCACACTCGGCACCGGCCTCGCCGGCTCCCTCCCTCCCGCAGTCTCCGACCTCGCCGAGTTGACTCAGCTCATTCTCTACCCTGGAATCGTCACCGGTCCGATACCAACCCAGCTCGGCCGGCTCGTCAACCTCCGAGTTATTTCCCTGACCAACAACCGCCTCACCGGTCAGATTCCCTCCACGCTCTCTCTCCTCACCAAACTCCACACTCTCGATCTCAGCTACAACCACCTCACCGGCTCAGTCCCGCCGGGTCTCACCCGCCTCCCAATGCTCAAGGTTCTCATTCTCTCCTCCAACGACATTTCCGGCGACATTCCCTCCGTCCTATCCCAACTCCTCCATCTTGACTTCAGTCGCAACAGACTCACCGGCCACCTCCCGCAACCGCTCCCTTCCACTCTCCGCTACGTCTCCCTCGCCGAGAACGACCTAGCGGGGCCCATCTCCGGCTTCTTCGACTCGATCTCCGACTTGGTGCACCTCGACCTCAGCATGAACCGTTTCAGCGGGGCCCTCCCGGCGTCGCTGTTCCGTACTTCACTCCCTTCGCTACTGCTGCAACGGAACAATCTCTCCGGGTGGGTCCCTTCGGTGGTCCCGGAGGATCAGCCATCGTACGGCGAGGGATCGATCGTGGACTTGAGCCACAACTCGCTCACGGGAGAGCTGTCGCCGATTTTGGCAAGCGTGGAGAGCCTGTATTTGAATAACAACCGTCTGATCAGGAAGGTTCCGAGGGAGTACGTTAAGAGCGTGGACGTGGGCACCACCAGAACATTGTACTTGCAACACAATTACCTATCCGGGTTTCCGGTGCAGCCAGGGTGGGTATTGCCGGACACGGTGTCGTTGTGCTTGAGTTACAACTGCATGGTGCCGCCGGTGGGACTGGCGGCTTGCCCGACCAGCGCAGGCACCGAGCTGTCCCGGCCGGCGTCGCAGTGTACGGTGTTTAATTACGGCTAG